The following proteins come from a genomic window of Enterobacter chengduensis:
- the speA gene encoding biosynthetic arginine decarboxylase has product MSDDMSSFSPSSAGEQGVLRSMQEVAMSSEEASKMLRTYNIAWWGNNYYDVNELGHISVCPDPDVPEARVDLAKLVKAREAQGQRLPALFCFPQILQHRLRSINAAFKRARESYGYKGDYFLVYPIKVNQHRRVIESLIHSGEPLGLEAGSKAELMAVLAHAGMTRSVIVCNGYKDREYIRLALIGEKMGHKVYLVIEKMTEIAIVLEEAERLNVVPRLGVRARLASQGSGKWQSSGGEKSKFGLAANQVLQLVEILRERGRLDSIQLLHFHLGSQMANIRDIATGVRESARFYVELHKLGVNIQCFDVGGGLGVDYEGTRSQSDCSVNYGLNEYANNIIWAIGDACEENGLPHPTVITESGRAVTAHHTVLVSNIIGVERSEISEATPPQDDAPRSLQSMWETWQEMHEPGTRRSLREWLHDSQMDLHDIHVGYSSGTFSLQERAWAEQLYLNMCHEVQKQLDPSNRAHRPIIDELQERMADKIYVNFSLFQSMPDAWGIDQLFPVLPLEGLNHAPERRAVLLDITCDSDGAIDHYVDGDGIATTMPMPEYDPENPPMLGFFMVGAYQEILGNMHNLFGDTEAVDVFVFPDGSVEVELSDEGDTVADMLEYVQLDPKTLLTQFRDQVKNTGLDDALQQQFLEEFEAGLYGYTYLEDE; this is encoded by the coding sequence CAGCGTCTGCCCGGATCCGGACGTCCCTGAAGCGCGCGTGGATCTCGCTAAGCTGGTGAAAGCCCGTGAAGCTCAGGGCCAGCGTTTGCCTGCACTGTTCTGCTTCCCGCAGATCCTGCAACATCGTCTGCGTTCTATTAACGCGGCGTTCAAGCGCGCGCGTGAGTCCTACGGCTATAAAGGCGACTACTTCCTGGTTTACCCGATCAAGGTGAACCAGCACCGCCGCGTGATTGAATCCCTGATCCACTCCGGCGAGCCGCTGGGGCTGGAAGCAGGCTCTAAAGCGGAGCTGATGGCGGTTCTGGCGCATGCGGGCATGACCCGCTCGGTGATCGTCTGTAACGGTTATAAAGACCGTGAATACATTCGTCTGGCGCTGATTGGCGAGAAGATGGGCCACAAGGTCTATCTGGTTATCGAGAAGATGACTGAAATCGCGATCGTGCTGGAAGAGGCTGAACGACTGAACGTGGTGCCGCGCCTCGGCGTGCGTGCGCGTCTGGCGTCCCAGGGTTCCGGTAAATGGCAGTCCTCCGGCGGCGAAAAATCCAAGTTCGGCCTCGCGGCAAACCAGGTACTGCAGCTGGTGGAAATCCTGCGCGAGCGCGGTCGTCTGGACAGCATTCAGCTGCTGCACTTCCACCTCGGTTCGCAGATGGCCAACATTCGCGACATCGCCACCGGCGTGCGTGAATCCGCCCGTTTTTACGTTGAGCTGCACAAGCTCGGCGTGAATATTCAGTGCTTCGACGTGGGCGGCGGCCTGGGCGTGGACTACGAAGGGACCCGCTCGCAGTCTGACTGCTCGGTGAACTACGGCCTGAACGAATACGCCAACAACATCATCTGGGCGATTGGCGATGCCTGTGAAGAGAACGGCCTGCCGCACCCGACGGTGATCACCGAATCCGGCCGCGCGGTGACCGCGCACCATACGGTGCTGGTCTCTAACATCATCGGCGTTGAGCGCAGCGAAATTTCCGAAGCGACGCCGCCACAGGATGATGCGCCTCGCTCTCTGCAAAGCATGTGGGAAACCTGGCAGGAGATGCACGAGCCGGGCACGCGTCGTTCCCTGCGCGAATGGCTGCACGACAGCCAGATGGATCTGCATGATATTCACGTCGGTTATTCCTCAGGCACCTTCAGCCTGCAGGAGCGCGCGTGGGCGGAGCAGCTCTATCTGAACATGTGCCATGAGGTGCAAAAGCAGCTCGACCCGAGCAACCGCGCGCACCGTCCGATTATTGACGAGCTGCAGGAGCGAATGGCGGATAAGATTTACGTCAACTTCTCGCTGTTCCAGTCGATGCCGGACGCCTGGGGTATCGACCAGCTGTTCCCGGTTCTGCCGCTGGAAGGGCTGAACCACGCCCCGGAACGTCGCGCGGTGCTGCTGGACATCACCTGTGACTCCGACGGCGCAATCGACCACTACGTTGACGGCGACGGTATTGCCACGACGATGCCAATGCCGGAGTACGACCCTGAGAACCCGCCGATGCTGGGCTTCTTTATGGTCGGTGCGTATCAGGAGATCCTCGGCAACATGCATAACCTGTTCGGTGATACCGAAGCGGTTGACGTGTTCGTCTTCCCTGACGGCAGCGTGGAAGTTGAGCTGTCCGACGAAGGGGACACCGTGGCGGACATGCTGGAATACGTTCAGCTGGATCCGAAAACCCTGCTGACGCAGTTCCGCGACCAGGTGAAAAACACCGGTCTGGACGACGCGCTCCAGCAGCAGTTCCTGGAAGAGTTTGAAGCGGGTCTGTACGGTTATACGTACCTGGAAGACGAATAA